The following are from one region of the Takifugu rubripes chromosome 12, fTakRub1.2, whole genome shotgun sequence genome:
- the hivep1 gene encoding zinc finger protein 40 isoform X3, with the protein MVSSYYRDKIQEAQKELKDPKGSQKGISESSRRNADNIKSLKRKKVVVENLLEKIPKSPVKKPQLKTSESGNQEAQSKETSQSSCSSNPNDPSHKPSTSPGETRNLQYAQTVDTSPHKEPCSTEAEGLSPEDASSGPSLVLPDGDEGPVITDKLSQDKESKSQEPRFEGDPYHSSDPLGVLLKAMEPDFSTLAERSHSLQAVGKSASTVDVRSGGELTTMSAVNVGLQNQPSHLQTYYIDKQGNFIGIAAPLQTNAQKSTQVTHLQSSPVATQHFLPVASNTEQPSQHISFNSGPATITHAPVPSGSNTLPQSQPPVVHTCQSLSASVPSTIQVPVTPGTNQVQMTTVMNFGVDQVYKDQKPKKPGKYVCEYCSRACAKPSVLLKHIRSHTGERPYPCVTCGFSFKTKSNLYKHKKSHAHAIKLGLTARSESGFGSLSQESDKAFGTHSEESGDSDEEVSNADLKTKISKASVAASPECSFQSAGTTSVIHGESESSANLDSSKPVPSQRAHEPKVTAALPKVVVYPVNVSPLRADSPRVTGTAPEQAAAQQQQELQAVSTRSSSKVLPSLKEVVGTSPSLDTVSEDEDHQCRSPMLSGHAQLQRQQATDFSQQQQAKCLLSPRSLGSTDSGYFSRSESADQAMSPSSPFVKITPPVEMDMAKSLIPNVPTVATVMHVAAEQKPCSTEGQMRPPLEAKTLSLEERISKLISDNEAVVDNKQLDSVKPRRTSLSRRGSIDSPKSYIFKDSFQFDLKPMGRRSSSSSDIPKSPFTPSDKSKPVFLLSVPPQYPPMDCLPITRSNSMPTTPGHSALPLNVAPPPHPLRICQSFDEKITSLNDDVFSSTPSTPNPAIHSRTLVRQIAVEDFSSSEGHGLPTVRSMDDGYHGPSSSTELMQRSRSFEHHQDRNRKTQQSKGTMYECETCRNRYRKLENFETHKKFYCSELHGPKNKPITAKEADQDVFHVNMIHPAIPQRSTSGLGSIDQQTSIRKRRKMKSVGDEDDQSPTDTTPPVSGSFELQTAPANPKFSHHNVIVDIQPKNNQKKLPQIQLIARGLNTSDSRLSPIRETQISTSSKGELQRQGSGTSVIRHTNSLSRPNSFEIESVDRASPVECLERDPSTALKTDVSANTSAGGYHDNISTPKGADCGKQNKEQCGTSTAAGTAAENSTPVHQSRLVRQNNIQVPEILVTEEPDREHEIQSTESVDKAADQFSWPQRSESLSKLPAEKLPPKKKRIRLAQMDHSSGESSFESSLSQSLSRDSSLSRCSSISASFEREEPSRSESPCRAEYVNKIQDPQVLPAVVNTLGVPGMMRRAASEQITCAQPSLEISCDYRSKSFDCGNVSPSRSVSSTGQPKSAQNSQFAQVPLIERRRGPLVRQMSLKIGPESQHPAGKVLQHDKPLITNVSSLTQSRVPQVHIANRHTMHQPFIPHTGESPLQKNEEMVQSINLGSATQQPQVHGLPHPWHQTSRVQICQKKPQNQTSVCQDNVQNKPINSEEKKSFEPQYQLHCPTLRANPTFSFCTTQRIALPVLTIPIATPVVSKTKSSDLLQNAYVAQPVQQVLEVKKQGAPLVGEQQRDQVDQTNAGAIQLPQILITHEQMQSAPPVHNKNGPLSTHHSESDAALSAKKDKSQAIGTRDCPVEQAASQGSSPRPQKPTSVSLCPQQEPTASSKRMLSPANSLDIYMEKHQKRAKDEHGVACLTDGRSVNYLTSKMSEVTRQRKLTLVRQVCTTEPVDSPIETEAPPLPQGKTDGEKDSEDTDDIKPMSPDSAGLGKVVSIGIPEEEGPSLSTAPRSQDSSIPSNGALKLQEKMEERKWIPAKSHFRPSAIHGGQIKLTSVSVVNTKDSHRLSFPSLKTATTYTWCFLMKRKPLHVPQTDLKTSAYAAWTVSPSNHNPLGLPTKVVMSLFDSKQSSKNTHYTSAIRTSGKSDILCYSGKLKDIMPRVPVSRKPACVETKSKAQESQSSKELDKDIAPKTEPRRIKIFDGGYKSNEEYVYVRGRGRGKYICEECGIRCKKPSMLRKHIRTHSDVRPYHCVHCNFSFKTKGNLTKHMKSKAHSKKCLEMGVPELLIEDQDAEDSEDRSHVSSADRQDSDGDDSDGPDDEDNDDNEEEEDDSQPESGLSTNPSVSASPQHLSSKEAEIPPSALLAQMSISSVSLLPVQPAVPESHPSDCISVMTSVSLSKQMCISGSFSPAPVSYCPPAVATTTEASTSDTESVHMMSPVSPCRQMSIDYPDFDVPPSPPALAKGSKQGQDPSSAPAAGATAEPGIPVDRSTQTSSYASQGPVHFPPQGVSQTLGAEPHTHLFSHLPLHSQQPSRSSYSMVPVGGIQLFPSGLAAYSTFVPIQAGPVQLTIPAVSIIHRNTSPLPTSNPSAPPEAMQTQPLVVQEPISNVVPCFPLGQVAGLQPQTIQPVGLETLNLMGLTNTGLASTQLLNQQGLTLNATLGLQVLAANPTSQSNTVPQAHVPGLQIVNIALPAIIPSLSPLPALSPLPGSSERQSSPEAAGMQPSPSERGPGSSRSCASPLLPTSVNVSSASSATSDTRGGLTQTVEREETQTSLEQRASPSKRPEDDARGAPVEGVSDPGPPRPPPVSSWQKVITDYNDVSSDDEDRLVIAT; encoded by the exons ATGGTTTCTTCGTATTACAGAG ATAAAATCCAAGAGGCACAAAAAGAGCTTAAAGACCCCAAAGGCTCACAGAAAG GAATATCTGAAAGCAGTCGAAGAAACGCAGATAACATAAAAAGcctgaagaggaagaaagtggTTGTCGAAAATCTTCTGGAGAAAATCCCCAAATCTCCAGTGAAGAAACCTCAATTAAAAACATCTGAAAGTGGGAACCAAGAAGCACAATCCAAGGAAACTTCACAGTCTTCTTGTTCATCCAACCCCAACGATCCTTCCCACAAACCTTCCACATCACCCGGTGAAACAAGGAACCTTCAGTATGCCCAAACAGTGGACACATCCCCCCACAAGGAACCTTGTTCCACTGAAGCTGAAGGGCTGAGTCCAGAAGACGCATCCTCTGGACCTTCACTTGTGTTGCCTGATGGTGATGAGGGACCTGTGATCACAGATAAACTGTCTCAGGACAAAGAGAGCAAGAGTCAAGAACCCAGATTTGAAGGAGATCCTTATCACAGCAGTGATCCACTTGGTGTTCTCCTAAAGGCCATGGAGCCTGACTTCAGCACACTGGCAGAGAGGAGCCACTCATTGCAGGCTGTTGGAAAATCAGCTTCCACCGTTGACGTTCGATCAGGTGGTGAATTAACAACAATGTCAGCTGTCAATGTTGGTCTCCAAAACCAGCCTTCCCATTTGCAGACCTATTATATTGACAAACAGGGCAACTTTATTGGAATTGCAGCACCGCTTCAAACAAATGCACAGAAATCTACCCAGGTCACTCATTTGCAATCATCTCCAGTTGCTACACAACATTTTCTGCCTGTTGCATCAAACACAGAACAGCCTAGCCAGCACATAAGCTTCAACAGTGGACCTGCCACTATCACCCATGCACCTGTTCCCTCTGGCTCTAACACTTTACCACAAAGCCAACCACCAGTGGTGCACACATGCCAGTCCCTCTCAGCAAGTGTTCCCAGCACGATTCAGGTCCCAGTTACACCTGGAACCAACCAGGTTCAGATGACCACGGTGATGAACTTTGGTGTGGATCAAGTTTACAAGGACCAAAAGCCCAAGAAACCAGGAAAGTATGTTTGTGAATACTGCAGCCGAGCATGTGCCAAGCCCAGCGTGCTGCTCAAACACATCAGGTCTCACACAGGTGAAAGGCCGTATCCCTGTGTTACTTGTGGCTTCTCATTCAAAACCAAGAGCAACTTGTATAAGCACAAGAAATCACATGCCCATGCCATTAAACTGGGTCTGACGGCACGTTCTGAAAGTGGATTTGGGTCACTATCTCAAGAATCTGACAAAGCCTTTGGTACACATTCTGAGGAGAGCGGGGACAGTGATGAAGAGGTTAGCAACGCTGACTTGAAAACCAAAATATCAAAGGCCAGCGTGGCAGCTTCACCTGAATGCAGTTTTCAGAGTGCAGGTACAACTTCCGTCATCCACGGGGAATCTGAGTCATCGGCTAATTTGGATTCAAGCAAACCAGTTCCAAGTCAGAGGGCTCATGAGCCCAAAGTAACAGCAGCACTTCCCAAAGTTGTTGTATACCCGGTCAATGTGTCCCCTCTGAGGGCTGATAGCCCCAGAGTTACAGGTACAGCACCGGAGCAAGCTGCTGCTCAACAACAGCAAGAGTTACAGGCTGTCAGCACGAGGTCAAGTAGCAAAGTACTGCCGTCTCTTAAAGAGGTGGTTGGTACTAGTCCCTCTCTAGATACTGTGAGTGAAGATGAAGATCATCAATGCAGGTCTCCAATGTTAAGTGGTCACGCTCAACTTCAGAGGCAGCAAGCAACAGATTTTTCTCAACAGCAACAAGCCAAGTGTCTGCTCAGTCCCCGCAGTTTGGGCAGTACTGATTCTGGGTACTTCTCAAGGTCTGAAAGCGCTGACCAGGCAATGAGTCCATCCAGTCCGTTTGTCAAGATAACCCCACCAGTGGAGATGGACATGGCCAAGAGCTTAATTCCTAATGTTCCAACTGTTGCGACAGTAATGCATGTAGCAGCTGAACAAAAGCCATGTTCCACAGAGGGACAGATGCGTCCACCGTTGGAGGCCAAAACCCTCTCGCTGGAGGAGCGCATTTCAAAGTTGATATCTGATAATGAAGCTGTAGTTGACAATAAGCAGCTGGACAGTGTAAAACCAAGAAGAACATCCCTCTCAAGGAGAGGAAGCATTGACTCTCCCAAGTCGTACATATTTAAAGACTCTTTTCAGTTCGACCTTAAGCCAATGGGCAGAAGATCCAGTTCCAGCTCAGATATCCCGAAGTCACCGTTTACTCCCTCTGATAAATCCAAGCCAgtatttctcctctctgttcctcctcaATATCCACCAATGGATTGTTTGCCAATTACAAGGAGTAATTCGATGCCTACCACTCCGGGACATTCTGCCCTCCCCCTGAATgttgcccctcccccacaccctTTGAGAATTTGCCAGTCATTTGATGAAAAAATTACTTCACTCAATGATGATGTGTTTTCCTCAACTCCATCAACCCCAAATCCAGCAATCCATTCTCGCACATTAGTCAGACAGATAGCAGTAGAGGACTTTTCCTCAAGCGAGGGACATGGTCTCCCTACTGTTCGCTCTATGGACGATGGCTACCATGgtcccagcagctccacagaaCTGATGCAAAGGAGTAGATCATTTGAGCACCATCAGGATAGGAACAGAAAGACTCAGCAGAGTAAAGGCACAATGTACGAGTGTGAAACGTGTCGCAACCGGTACAGAAAGTTAGAGAATTTTGAAACCCATAAGAAATTCTATTGTTCTGAACTTCACGGCCCCAAAAATAAGCCAATCACTGCTAAAGAAGCAGATCAAGATGTTTTTCATGTAAATATGATTCATCCTGCAATTCCACAGAGATCGACCAGTGGGCTGGGATCAATTGATCAACAGACCTCAATTAGGAAgcggaggaaaatgaaaagtgttGGCGATGAAGACGACCAGTCTCCCACCGACACAACTCCACCTGTTTCTGGTAGCTTTGAGCTTCAAACAGCTCCAGCCAATCCAAAATTCTCTCATCATAATGTGATAGTAGATATACAACCCAAAAATAACCAGAAAAAGCTACCTCAAATTCAGCTCATAGCGAGAGGCCTCAATACGTCTGATTCCAGGCTCTCCCCGATACGAGAGACCCAGATCAGCACTTCTTCTAAAGGAGAATTACAAAGACAAGGTAGTGGGACCTCAGTCATTAGACACACCAATTCTCTCAGCAGACCCAATTCATTTGAGATAGAATCTGTCGACAGGGCCTCACCTGTAGAGTGTTTGGAAAGAGATCCCTCAACCGCACTCAAAACAGATGTATCAGCCAATACTTCAGCTGGAGGCTACCATGATAACATATCCACACCCAAaggtgctgactgtgggaaacAAAATAAAGAACAGTGCGGGACAAGCACAGCAGCTGGAACAGCTGCTGAAAACTCCACTCCTGTTCATCAGTCTCGTCTTGTTCGTCAAAATAATATCCAAGTTCCTGAGATTCTTGTAACAGAGGAACCTGACAGAGAACATGAAATACAGAGTACTGAATCAGTGGATAAGGCTGCAGATCAGTTCAGTTGGCCTCAAAGAAGTGAGAGTTTGTCAAAGCTACCAGCAGAGAAGCTTCCAccgaaaaagaaaagaattcgTCTGGCTCAAATGGATCACTCATCTGGAGAATCTAGTTTTGAGTCTAGCCTTTCACAGAGCCTCAGCAGAGACAGTAGCCTTTCTCGATGTTCGAGTATCTCAGCCTCTTTTGAGCGTGAGGAACCATCTAGGTCAGAGAGTCCTTGTAGGGCTGAGTATGTCAATAAAATCCAAGACCCTCAGGTTTTACCTGCAGTTGTTAACACACTCGGTGTACCTGGGATGATGAGGCGTGCTGCATCTGAACAGATTACTTGTGCTCAACCTTCTCTTGAGATTTCGTGCGACTATCGTAGCAAATCCTTCGACTGTGGCAATGTATCGCCCAGCAGATCTGTTTCATCTACCGGGCAACCCAAAAGTGCACAGAATTCACAGTTTGCCCAGGTGCCACTCATTGAAAGGAGGCGTGGACCATTAGTTCGCCAGATGTCTTTAAAGATTGGCCCAGAGAGTCAACACCCAGCTGGAAAAGTCTTGCAGCATGACAAACCTTTAATAACAAATGTTAGCTCGCTAACTCAGAGTAGAGTCCCGCAGGTTCACATTGCCAATAGACACACCATGCATCAGCCTTTTATTCCGCACACTGGAGAATCACCCTTGCAAAAGAATGAGGAAATGGTCCAAAGCATCAATTTAGGTAGTGCAACTCAGCAGCCCCAAGTTCATGGTCTTCCGCACCCTTGGCACCAAACATCCAGAGTTCAAATATGCCAGAAGAAACCACAAAATCAGACATCCGTGTGTCAGGATAATGTTCAAAACAAACCAATTAACtctgaggaaaagaaaagttttgAGCCGCAGTACCAACTCCACTGTCCTACTCTCAGGGCAAACCCAACATTTTCATTCTGCACTACACAGCGCATAGCCTTGCCAGTGTTGACGATACCTATTGCCACCCCAGTTGTGAGTAAAACAAAGTCATCTGATCTACTCCAGAATGCATATGTTGCTCAACCTGTTCAACAAGTTTTAGAGGTTAAAAAACAGGGTGCTCCTCTGGTTGGCGAACAGCAAAGAGATCAAGTTGATCAAACCAATGCAGGTGCTATTCAATTGCCCCAGATCCTGATCACTCATGAGCAGATGCAGTCTGCACCCCCTGTGCACAACAAAAACGGTCCCCTGTCCACTCACCATTCAGAGAGTGATGCTGCACTAAGTGCGAAAAAGGATAAAAGTCAAGCGATTGGAACCCGTGACTGTCCTGTAGAACAAGCAGCTTCTCAAGGGTCCTCACCACGCCCACAGAAACCAACATCAGTATCGTTATGTCCACAGCAGGAGCCAACTGCATCAAGTAAACGAATGCTGTCCCCTGCCAACAGTTTGGACATTTATATGGAAAAGCATCAAAAGCGGGCCAAGGATGAGCACGGTGTGGCCTGTCTTACTGATGGCCGCTCAGTAAATTATCTCACTTCCAAGATGTCTGAAGTTACCCGACAGCGTAAGCTAACTCTTGTTAGACAAGTTTGCACAACGGAACCAGTGGACAGTCCCATTGAAACTGAGGCCCCACCTCTGCCTCAGGGCAAAACAGACGGAGAGAAAGACTCAGAGGATACCGATGACATCAAACCTATGTCACCTGACAGTGCTGGGCTTGGAAAAGTAGTAAGCATCGGCATTCCAGAAGAAGAAGGCCCTTCCTTGAGTACTGCACCTCGTAGCCAAGATTCTTCCATACCGAGTAATGGTGCGCTGAAACTACAAGAGAAAATGGAAGAACGGAAATGGATTCCCGCCAAATCTCATTTCAGGCCTTCAGCTATCCACGGGGGTCAAATTAAGCTGACATCAGTGTCTGTGGTCAACACAAAAGATAGTCATCGCCTCTCTTTCCCCAGCCTGAAGACTGCCACCACTTACACATGGTGTTTCTTGATGAAGAGAAAACCTCTTCATGTTCCTCAAACTGACCTGAAGACCTCAGCATATGCTGCGTGGACAGTGAGCCCCAGCAACCACAATCCTCTGGGGCTGCCGACCAAGGTTGTCATGTCTCTCTTTGACTCCAAACAGAGCTCTAAGAACACACACTATACATCAGCCATACGAACTAGTGGCAAGTCTGACATCTTGTGTTACTCGGGCAAACTGAAGGACATCATGCCCAGG GTGCCAGTGTCCCGGAAGCCAGCATGTGTTGAAACTAAAAGCAAAGCTCAGGAGTCTCAATCCAGCAAAGAGTTGGACAAGGACATCGCACCTAAAACTGAACCAAGACGGATCAAAATATTTGATGGCGG ATACAAATCTAACGAGGAGTATGTTTATGTGCGTGGGCGTGGACGAGGCAAATACATCTGCGAGGAATGTGGCATCCGCTGCAAGAAGCCCAGCATGCTACGCAAACACATCCGCACGCACTCGGACGTCCGGCCCTACCACTGCGTGCACTGTAACTTCTCCTTTAAGACTAAAG GTAATCTGACCAAGCACATGAAATCCAAGGCCCACAGCAAGAAATGCTTGGAGATGGGTGTTCCTGAGCTTCTCATTGAAGATCAAGACGCAGAGGACTCAG AAGACCGCAGTCACGTGAGCAGTGCTGACCGCCAGGATTCAGATGGCGATGACTCTGATGGCCCCGATGATGAGGACAATGATgacaatgaggaggaagaggatgacagCCAGCCAGAATCTGGCCTCTCCACCAATCCCTCTGTTTCTGCCAGCCCGCAGCATCTCTCCTCCAAAGAGGCTGAAATCCCTCCCAGCGCTCTTCTAGCCCAGATGTCAATAAGCTCCGTGTCCCTGCTTCCTGTCCAGCCTGCAGTACCTGAGTCCCACCCGTCCGACTGCATCTCAGTGATGACTTCTGTGTCGCTGAGCAAACAGATGTGCATCTCTGGCTCCTTTAGCCCAGCACCTGTCTCTTattgtcctccagctgtggccACCACAACAGAGGCCTCCACTTCTGACACAGAGTCAGTGCACATGATGAGTCCCGTATCACCATGCAGGCAGATGTCCATCGACTACCCGGACTTTGACGTGCCCCCTAGTCCCCCAGCACTGGCCAAGGGCTCCAAACAAGGCCAG GACccttcctctgctcctgctgccggGGCCACCGCTGAACCAGGCATACCAGTAGACCGGAGCACTCAGACATCCTCCTATGCTTCTCAAGGTCCAGTTCACTTCCCTCCACAGGGTGTGTCACAGACACTGGGAGCAGAGCCCCACACCCACTTGTTCAGTCATCTACCGCTGCATTCTCAGCAGCCTTCACGGTCCTCCTACAGCATGGTTCCAGTCGGGGGGATACAGCTATTTCCCTCTGGTTTGGCCGCTTACTCCACCTTTGTGCCAATTCAGGCTGGTCCTGTCCAGCTCACCATTCCTGCAGTGAGCATCATTCACAGAAACACCAGCCCATTACCTACATCCAACCCTTCAGCACCACCAGAAGCCATGCAGACTCAACCACTTGTGGTCCAGGAGCCAATCAGTAACGTTGTACCGTGCTTCCCCCTTGGGCAGGTTGCTGGACTGCAGCCACAAACAATACAGCCAGTAGGTCTGGAGACACTTAACCTCATGGGGCTGACCAACACAGGCCTGGCTTCCACCCAGCTGTTGAACCAGCAAGGCCTCACCCTTAATGCCACGCTTGGGTTGCAGGTTTTGGCAGCAAATCCCACCTCCCAGAGCAACACGGTACCCCAGGCCCATGTTCCAGGTCTCCAGATAGTCAACATTGCTCTGCCTGCCATCATTCCTTCTCTCAGCCCTCTTCCAGCCCTCAGTCCTCTTCCAGGGTCATCAGAGAGGCAGAGCAGCcctgaagcggcagggatgcagCCCTCTCCCAGTGAACGTGGGCCCGGTTCTTCGCGGAGCTGCGCCTCACCTTTGCTGCCGACCTCTGTGAACGTCAGCAGCGCTTCCAGTGCGACCTCGGACACCAGAGGAGGTCTCACACAGACTGTTGAGAGGGAGGAAACTCAAACGTCGCTAGAGCAACGTGCATCACCATCAAAGAGGCCAGAGGACGACGCCCGGGGGGCGCCGGTCGAGGGGGTCAGTGACC